A genomic region of Enterococcus sp. 12C11_DIV0727 contains the following coding sequences:
- a CDS encoding alpha/beta hydrolase encodes MFNNYNRNKQFNFQMNRFLEPYEEDGSVQKEVKEIANQLEDLESWYKIWFALGKKREKDLFYDVASCYYQLAEFYLPEEDPRKQIVYELFKKTFYKSIDRSNLNFIQIPYENTFMPGVIVKKSEHVTQTLIVHGGFDSYLEELIRLMNLFDQLDNYQLILFEGPGQGELIKKKVAMTNEWEKPVGAVLDYCKLSEADLLGMSLGGYLALRASAFEPRIKRVIAFDIMYSMEDAFKEGLVSKDYQTISSLLESGDTNKLNERLLKVARSNKDLTFKLTKGYSISNTNKPSDLLKFISSFSLNGIEDKVQQEVLLMAGTKDMYVPVSRLAFLMTKLINAKKIETILYTECSGGEMHCQVGNKKEAINDMTNFLLKRK; translated from the coding sequence ATGTTTAACAATTATAATAGAAATAAGCAATTCAATTTTCAAATGAACCGCTTTTTAGAGCCTTACGAAGAAGATGGTAGTGTCCAAAAGGAAGTGAAAGAAATAGCGAATCAACTAGAAGATTTAGAATCATGGTATAAAATCTGGTTTGCTCTTGGAAAAAAAAGAGAAAAAGATCTTTTCTACGATGTTGCTTCTTGTTATTATCAGCTAGCAGAATTTTATCTTCCTGAAGAAGATCCAAGAAAACAAATAGTGTATGAGCTCTTTAAAAAAACATTTTATAAAAGTATAGATAGGAGTAATTTGAACTTTATTCAAATTCCTTACGAGAATACTTTTATGCCAGGTGTGATTGTTAAAAAAAGTGAGCATGTTACACAAACATTAATTGTTCATGGCGGTTTTGATTCATACTTAGAAGAACTAATTAGATTAATGAATTTGTTTGATCAACTTGATAACTATCAACTTATTTTATTTGAAGGACCAGGACAAGGCGAATTAATCAAAAAGAAGGTAGCTATGACGAATGAGTGGGAAAAACCAGTCGGAGCTGTATTAGACTATTGTAAATTATCAGAAGCTGATTTATTGGGTATGTCATTAGGTGGTTATTTGGCGTTAAGAGCATCTGCTTTTGAACCTAGAATTAAACGAGTGATTGCATTCGATATTATGTATAGTATGGAGGATGCGTTTAAAGAAGGACTTGTTTCAAAAGACTATCAAACAATTTCATCATTACTTGAAAGTGGGGATACAAATAAATTAAATGAGCGGTTGCTAAAAGTTGCTAGATCCAACAAAGATTTGACATTTAAATTGACAAAAGGCTATTCAATTTCTAATACGAATAAGCCTTCAGATCTCTTAAAATTTATATCTAGTTTTTCTCTTAATGGAATTGAAGATAAAGTTCAACAAGAAGTTTTATTAATGGCAGGAACAAAAGACATGTATGTTCCCGTTTCCAGATTAGCATTTTTAATGACTAAACTCATAAATGCGAAAAAGATTGAAACGATTCTTTATACTGAATGTTCTGGTGGAGAAATGCATTGTCAAGTGGGAAATAAAAAAGAAGCAATTAATGATATGACTAATTTTTTATTGAAACGTAAATAA
- a CDS encoding tyrosine-type recombinase/integrase has product MVRKGENIYKRKDGRWEGRYIKGRKSDGSAIYGYVYNKTYTDLKERLLTMKALYSHNYTFKTIVYQGSLNDWTMCWLTEIQGQLKPSTYASYTNKMLKHILPFLGDIPLQSIKTADLNDWIKKIEQNLSPNSTRIVFQVLMSCCTAAVKRELITENPCKHVVLPKKTANNINAITSQDQRKLKEKATAHPKGLAIILALETGMRIGEIAGLKWEDVDFSSNLLTVQRTIQRIQLINGVNRKTQVIEGTPKSITSKRTIPLSKSVSKLLNDQKKKSKGNFVLGGDKPAEPRLISVWLKKICQSFHFPAIRFHQLRHSFATRCLEKGVNIATISALLGHHSTKMTLDIYVSSFMSEKRKAINLIS; this is encoded by the coding sequence ATGGTAAGAAAAGGTGAAAATATTTATAAACGAAAAGATGGTCGCTGGGAAGGAAGATACATAAAAGGAAGAAAAAGTGATGGAAGTGCTATATACGGTTATGTATATAACAAAACATATACAGATTTAAAAGAAAGACTCTTAACCATGAAAGCACTATATTCACATAACTATACCTTTAAAACAATTGTCTATCAAGGCAGTCTAAATGATTGGACTATGTGTTGGTTAACTGAAATACAAGGACAATTGAAACCTAGCACATATGCTAGTTACACAAACAAAATGCTAAAACATATCCTCCCTTTTTTAGGGGACATCCCGTTACAATCAATTAAAACAGCAGATTTAAATGACTGGATCAAGAAAATAGAGCAAAATTTATCGCCTAACTCTACTCGAATCGTCTTTCAAGTGTTGATGTCTTGCTGTACAGCTGCAGTAAAAAGGGAATTGATCACGGAAAACCCTTGTAAACATGTTGTATTGCCTAAAAAAACAGCAAATAATATAAACGCGATCACATCGCAAGATCAAAGAAAATTAAAGGAAAAAGCTACAGCACATCCTAAAGGACTTGCGATAATATTAGCATTAGAAACTGGCATGAGGATTGGCGAAATAGCTGGATTAAAGTGGGAAGATGTTGATTTTTCATCAAATCTGCTGACTGTCCAACGTACAATTCAAAGAATCCAATTAATCAATGGTGTGAACCGAAAAACACAAGTTATTGAAGGAACACCTAAAAGTATCACATCTAAGCGAACGATCCCACTGTCTAAAAGTGTCAGCAAACTTTTGAATGATCAAAAGAAAAAAAGTAAGGGGAACTTTGTTTTAGGAGGAGATAAGCCCGCAGAACCACGTTTGATTTCAGTGTGGTTAAAAAAAATATGTCAAAGTTTCCACTTTCCAGCGATTCGTTTTCACCAACTTAGACATAGCTTTGCTACACGCTGTCTAGAAAAGGGAGTGAATATCGCCACGATCAGTGCTTTATTGGGCCATCATTCTACTAAAATGACCCTAGATATTTATGTAAGTTCTTTTATGTCAGAAAAAAGAAAAGCGATCAATTTAATCAGTTAG
- a CDS encoding winged helix-turn-helix domain-containing protein produces the protein MENTIGILHIRDDSEQNDNIGLLINRALNEQHYSLIEITDKKQIGTLDGLIINLEKSSDYVKAFQWLIDLKEEHSLFIWILSGENDSELTKLYPHLSKNSVIEIIRADQGLETLGIVIKNALNYKNQLLNREKPKKECDSHFLDESKLSLVVHDKIIALTRKEFKIIELLYENLDSVVTYDEINNAIYGTSTGESLEKYRVANFIFHIRNKLKEQSYFEIEIIRTKGYLLTYSKKEPFLSKIQVKKSYNDQVLNRI, from the coding sequence ATGGAAAATACAATTGGCATATTACATATCAGAGATGATTCTGAACAGAACGATAACATAGGTTTGTTGATAAATAGGGCTCTCAACGAACAACATTACTCGCTGATTGAAATTACTGATAAAAAACAAATAGGAACATTAGATGGCTTGATTATTAATTTGGAGAAATCATCTGATTACGTTAAGGCTTTTCAGTGGCTCATTGATTTAAAAGAAGAGCATTCCTTATTTATTTGGATTCTCAGTGGAGAAAATGATTCGGAGCTGACAAAACTCTATCCTCATTTAAGCAAAAACTCAGTGATAGAAATCATTCGAGCTGATCAAGGATTGGAGACCCTTGGAATCGTCATAAAGAATGCGCTCAACTATAAAAATCAGTTACTAAATAGAGAGAAACCAAAGAAAGAATGTGACAGTCATTTCTTAGACGAATCAAAGCTAAGCCTAGTGGTTCATGACAAAATAATAGCACTAACCCGAAAAGAATTCAAAATAATAGAGCTGTTATATGAAAATTTGGATAGTGTCGTTACCTATGACGAAATCAACAACGCAATCTATGGTACTTCAACAGGTGAGTCGCTAGAAAAATACAGGGTTGCAAACTTTATTTTTCATATCAGAAATAAATTAAAAGAACAATCCTATTTTGAAATTGAAATCATCCGAACCAAGGGTTATCTTCTTACTTACTCAAAAAAAGAACCATTTCTTTCTAAAATACAAGTAAAGAAATCCTACAATGACCAAGTATTAAATAGAATTTAA
- a CDS encoding TetR/AcrR family transcriptional regulator — protein sequence MGIDLRVDKTKTFIQKSFIHLLEVKHFEKITVKDICRSAKVGRSTFYTHYSDKFDLFEQIITSYTDLFDSLIQKRFSTTNLSVTLNSIFKELNVNKEELKVLFYSSFGEYALERNFLSILKKYISQYLGRISKYKRINLPFEFLVELYSANAMVSIKYSLENELSEDISSFMENFFESAITKV from the coding sequence GTGGGTATCGATTTGCGTGTAGATAAAACAAAAACATTCATCCAAAAATCATTTATTCATTTATTAGAGGTAAAACATTTTGAAAAAATTACTGTAAAGGATATATGCCGATCGGCTAAAGTTGGTCGATCAACATTTTATACTCACTACAGTGATAAATTTGATTTGTTTGAACAAATCATAACGAGCTATACTGATTTATTTGATTCCCTTATTCAAAAACGTTTTTCTACAACTAACCTTTCCGTTACATTAAATTCTATTTTCAAAGAATTAAATGTCAATAAAGAAGAACTAAAAGTACTTTTTTATTCTTCTTTTGGTGAATATGCATTAGAAAGAAACTTTTTATCTATTTTAAAAAAATACATATCTCAATATCTAGGTAGAATAAGTAAGTACAAAAGAATCAATCTACCATTTGAATTTTTGGTTGAATTATACTCAGCAAATGCTATGGTTTCTATTAAGTATTCTTTAGAAAATGAATTATCTGAGGATATCTCTTCATTCATGGAAAATTTTTTCGAGAGTGCTATAACTAAAGTATAA
- the budA gene encoding acetolactate decarboxylase has translation MEKNSFFQQGTMQMLSEGLLDGTITLKELMIHGDTGIGTGEGIDGELIILNGKGFKVNHKGEGIPLENAFKITFADVHFENYEKIDNVSSIELSKCLEEIKKRIVGTNIFFSVKIHGRFEVIHTRSSKKSNKPYPGIEKIANNQVEFYSKDVTGTLLSYYSPSLYQGITVAGFHSHFISDDYTVGGHVIFSKIKHASVYLQKFASFTQNTPIQNIDYLNADLSDISKLDNIIKNVE, from the coding sequence ATGGAAAAAAATAGTTTTTTTCAACAAGGGACAATGCAAATGTTAAGCGAGGGTCTATTAGATGGAACAATTACATTAAAAGAACTTATGATACACGGGGATACTGGTATTGGCACAGGTGAAGGAATTGATGGAGAATTGATTATTTTAAATGGAAAAGGCTTTAAAGTCAATCATAAAGGGGAGGGGATACCCTTAGAAAATGCCTTTAAAATCACATTTGCTGATGTTCACTTTGAAAATTATGAAAAAATAGATAATGTTTCCAGTATTGAGTTAAGTAAATGTTTAGAAGAGATAAAAAAAAGAATTGTAGGTACAAATATTTTCTTCTCTGTTAAAATACATGGGAGATTTGAGGTAATCCATACTCGCTCATCTAAAAAATCCAATAAACCCTATCCAGGTATTGAGAAGATTGCTAATAACCAAGTTGAATTTTATTCTAAAGACGTAACAGGAACGTTACTTAGTTACTACTCTCCATCATTGTATCAAGGGATAACTGTAGCAGGATTCCATAGTCATTTTATTTCTGATGACTATACAGTAGGAGGGCACGTAATTTTTTCTAAAATTAAGCATGCTTCAGTTTACTTACAAAAATTCGCATCATTTACTCAAAATACGCCTATTCAAAACATTGACTATCTAAATGCTGACTTAAGTGATATAAGTAAATTAGATAATATTATTAAAAATGTTGAGTGA
- a CDS encoding phosphodiester glycosidase family protein, with the protein MKNKKRKLKKLLITISAIGVFVLGGVFTFFHTNVFAKQRDLWVQTAMSTSNHKWLATTFLSSEEIEAILAKYTVVNSENSDSASVKIQTAVSTSSSNTTTSVVGETSLKEISGSTYQGYVVTVKDPSKVALTTNLDSLNQGQLVSETLAETASIQAIVNAGGFDFNRQSDSSVSTINSGIIQDGQLIYGSAEEETQWIGMSKEGKLILGTYTFKDALAAGIDDAIEFGPYLLINGEDQIENEETGGLQPRTAIGQSSDGTIFLVVIEGRSTSSAGASLYDLQEIMKDLGVINAANLDGGGSSELFYEGNLINDLSNGSERAVTTVFTVAK; encoded by the coding sequence ATGAAAAATAAGAAAAGAAAGTTAAAAAAGCTATTAATCACTATAAGCGCAATAGGAGTATTTGTTTTAGGAGGAGTTTTCACCTTTTTTCATACCAATGTTTTTGCCAAACAGCGTGACCTTTGGGTTCAGACAGCTATGTCGACATCGAATCATAAATGGTTAGCAACAACTTTTCTTTCCAGTGAAGAAATAGAAGCTATTCTAGCAAAATATACGGTAGTTAACAGTGAAAATTCAGATAGTGCCAGCGTAAAAATTCAGACAGCCGTTTCCACAAGTAGTAGCAATACTACAACCAGTGTGGTAGGAGAAACATCTTTAAAGGAAATTTCTGGTAGCACATATCAAGGATACGTTGTCACTGTTAAAGATCCTTCTAAGGTAGCATTAACGACCAATCTTGATAGTCTTAATCAAGGACAATTAGTTTCGGAAACCCTTGCTGAAACTGCTTCAATACAAGCTATAGTAAATGCTGGCGGTTTCGACTTTAATCGCCAGTCTGATTCTTCCGTTTCAACTATAAATTCAGGTATCATTCAAGATGGTCAGCTTATTTATGGGTCCGCTGAAGAAGAGACTCAGTGGATTGGGATGAGTAAGGAAGGAAAACTCATTTTAGGAACATATACCTTTAAAGATGCTTTAGCAGCTGGGATTGATGATGCCATTGAATTTGGTCCATATCTTCTCATTAATGGAGAAGATCAAATTGAAAACGAGGAGACTGGAGGTTTACAACCCCGGACGGCCATTGGTCAATCAAGTGATGGCACCATATTTTTAGTGGTAATTGAAGGGCGTTCCACTTCCTCAGCAGGAGCCAGTCTTTATGATTTACAAGAAATAATGAAGGATTTAGGCGTAATCAACGCAGCAAACCTTGATGGTGGTGGTTCCTCCGAACTCTTCTATGAGGGAAACCTAATAAATGACCTTTCAAACGGTTCTGAGCGAGCTGTGACGACGGTCTTTACGGTAGCAAAGTAG